The Dromaius novaehollandiae isolate bDroNov1 chromosome 4, bDroNov1.hap1, whole genome shotgun sequence genome contains the following window.
GGCACGGGGCGGAGGGTCCCTGGGggctctccctgcccttccctctgCCGCTGCCTGGCTTTGAGAGCCCCGCATCTCCCTGAGCCCCCGATCTCCCTGAGCCTGTGCTGTGGGGCAAACACTGCCCGGCTCCGGCTGGGTGCGGCCATGGGGgagcagggtgggggctgccgggctggggacaGCCGCCTGGGCTTCTCCCAGCCCGACACGCCACGGGGCTTGGAGGATCGGGTGCCGGGGgagcaggggggccagcgggttGCCTGCCGCACCGGGCCTTGGCCCCACTCAGGAGGCTCTGTGGGGTCGCGGGCAGAGCCTGAGCTCTCTGGACCTGCACGGCTGCAGCCGGGTGTCGGCGGACGTGCTGGTGGACGTGCTGGAGGGACTGCCGCTGCTCTGCAAGCTGGGGCTGGCTGAGACGCAGGCCAACGTGCAGGTGCTCTCGGCCGTGGGCTCCTGCTGCCGGCGCCTGCGGGAGCTGGACGTGTCCCACTGCAAGAAGGTGTCCCCGCGCGCGCTGCTGCACCTGGCCTACGACCCGCTGGCGGGCGCCCTGTGCTGCCCCGCGCTCCGCGTCCTCCTGGCCCGCGGCCTCGAGGCGCCGGGGGGCTGCGACATGGCCGCAGCTCTGGCCTTCGTGCTGCTGGCCCTGCCGCGCCTGGAGTTCCTGGCCCACAGCGCCGTGCCGGACGCCCTGCACCTCATCCACACGCAGCAGCTCggcggcgcggaggccgcccCGGGCTTCCCCTCGCTGGAGGagctggcgcggcggcggcaAGGGCCCGCCGACCGGCCCTGGCTCACGCTGCCGCTGCGGCGGGTGGAGGAGGTGGGCGAGCCCTTCCTCACCGCGCTCTGCGCCGTGTGCCCGGACGTCGAGGAGGTCAACGCGTGGCTGGGCGACGCCGGCCCCGACGCCGGCTGGGACGGGCTGCGCTGGAGCCGCCTGGCACACCTCAGCCTCGCCTgtgcggggcagcggggctgggcgctgggccgggcgctgccgctggTGCGGAGCCTGGGCCCGCGGCTGCACACCCTCGCCCTCCACGGCTTCTGCTACGAGGACGAGCTCTCCCTCGCCGAGCTGCTCGGCTGCTGCCCCTGCCTGCGGGCCTTCAGCACCGACCTGcacccgccgcccgggccgccgggcgccggccccgccggggacccccccggggagccgCTCCGCTGGGACGCCGACCTGCTCCCCTGCGCCTTCCCCCAGCTCACGCGCTTCTCCCTGGCCCTGGCCGGCGCCTCCAGCCCCTTCCCGGCGCAGCACGGCCTGGTGCTGCGGGCCACGCTGGCCTCGCTGCTGTGCCGCTCGCCGCGCCTGCAGAGCCTGCGCCTGCTCTGCGTGCCCTTCCCGCTGGACGCCGTGTTCGAGGCGGTGCTggcggcccccgggccccccctgcTCGAGCTGCGGGAGCTCTCGCTGGCCGAGAGCCAGGTGTCCAGCCAGACCGTGtggctgctgctggccaccgaCGGCCACCTGCGCTCCCTGGACCTGTCCCGCTGCCGGGACATCCACCGCCGGGACTACGACTGCTTCCTGCAGGCCGTGCGGAAGCAGCGGCTGGACCTGGACATCACCTGGGAATAGCCGCGCGTCGCCACGCTGCCACAGAGTCCGGGCTGGCTGCACAGAACGGTTTAATAAAGGAGTTTGCACTGCGAGCGGCTCCGAGTGCGTGAGGACGAcgcggccggccgggcccccgTGCGGGCCAGGGCCACCCGGCGGTTTGCCCTCCCTGTGCGGGTGGGGACGGGGGACCTGCGCGAGGGGTGGCCGGGCCGGACGCAGCCTGACAGCCCCAAAGGCTGCAGCCCACGTCCAGCACTGAGGTTGGGGGCGGCTGTCTGGGGTGTGCCGGAGCCGGACCTGATCCGGGGTGGTGgcaccgcgggggccgggccaGCTCCGTACCCCCCCGGTACCGGCTGGCCCGTACCCGCTTGGCCCCTGCGGTTCCGGGGCCACGAGACCCCCGCGTGCCGGTGGCTCCCTAGGCAGCGGCTGGGGCGGCGGCGTCCTGGGGTGCAGCCGGGCCCCCGTCGCGGTGCGTCGCGGCCGGCAGGGCCGGGTCCccgcgcggagcccccggccggcTCAGTGCTCCCGGCCCGCGGCGAGGCCCGTGAGCCGCTCCGACTCCTCCCAGAGCTTGCGGGCGAGGCCGGCGTCGCGGGCGGCCGCGCAGGGCAGTGCCAGCCTGCAGTCGCTGTCGACGTACTTGCCCGTGATGCCCGCGGCCTCCTCCGAGACGGCGCAGTAAATGCTGCTGGCGGCTCCCTCCTCCGCGGACTGCGGGGCGAAGCGCGGGTGAGGGCGGGCTGCCGTGGCCCCGCGCCCGCCCACGGCGCCCCGCTCACCTTCATGAAGGGGCCGGCGAGGGCGAAGAGCGCGCGGACCGGCCAGCTGAAGTGGCGCATGATGCCCGTCCTCACTATGCCGGGGTTCACGGCGTTGGCGGTCACCCCTGCGGCGCGGGACCGTCAGCCCGGGCGCTCCAGGAGGGGCCGCGCCGCAGGAGCAGCCCGAGCTCCTCTCCCCTTTCCATCCCTGCCGGCATCTCCGGCAGCTTCGCCCTCGGAGCGGAAACGCAGCC
Protein-coding sequences here:
- the LOC112993993 gene encoding uncharacterized protein LOC112993993 translates to MPRRKAVPALRGLCLRSLAGHMQSVWVRDYSDRYLDEYQFRYVMGPFNDLAGGLVQELIGLLGESRRLTRAALHLLLVPHLQELSLRPCPGLVSNAIGQLVAVRCKSLSSLDLHGCSRVSADVLVDVLEGLPLLCKLGLAETQANVQVLSAVGSCCRRLRELDVSHCKKVSPRALLHLAYDPLAGALCCPALRVLLARGLEAPGGCDMAAALAFVLLALPRLEFLAHSAVPDALHLIHTQQLGGAEAAPGFPSLEELARRRQGPADRPWLTLPLRRVEEVGEPFLTALCAVCPDVEEVNAWLGDAGPDAGWDGLRWSRLAHLSLACAGQRGWALGRALPLVRSLGPRLHTLALHGFCYEDELSLAELLGCCPCLRAFSTDLHPPPGPPGAGPAGDPPGEPLRWDADLLPCAFPQLTRFSLALAGASSPFPAQHGLVLRATLASLLCRSPRLQSLRLLCVPFPLDAVFEAVLAAPGPPLLELRELSLAESQVSSQTVWLLLATDGHLRSLDLSRCRDIHRRDYDCFLQAVRKQRLDLDITWE